Proteins from a single region of Negativicutes bacterium:
- a CDS encoding hybrid sensor histidine kinase/response regulator, translating into MDQELLNEFILEAKANIDQMEELLLKPESLNNSKKIDELFRAAHSIKGTAGFFGLTKVMNLAHVMESILDELREGNLKINDVIVDGLIHAVDVMRRLLNDEEVEIESVIDDLKVILTTKTEVDNGKIGVAELQSAAMLWEQLMQEEQKEVKAAVEIPPLPVVDNNTEKILTEDSIRVKVGNLNSLLNLTGEIVLMRNQLLRLTKDPEKNKQELSALAKNLDVMITSLHKEVMKTRMQPIGTIFNKFPRMVREIAKTLGKKVQIELSGLDVKIDRSMIEALIDPLTHLVRNAIDHGIEFSVERSNKGKNVAGKITLHATYENGRVVVDIADDGAGIDLKKVRDKALDKKIIKESDLDNIKEQEIANLIFMPGFSTAIAVTSLSGRGMGLDVVKTNIEKVGGRVEVFSDKDIGTTFRLNLPLTLVIINAFIIIIAGKFFAIPQNEIREVVLVGDGENKNRFIKMLQEKPSLVLRGEVIPLVGLGPFLGLESESAFKEKLDKAMQERFLLRILIIKSGKSAYGIVVDEIHDSEEIMLKPLSKAIGHCLLYSGMTVLGDGKIAMIIDTDGLKNAANISFKEYSVKKIAELKDHDKVLQEKLLLLFKASGNEVLGLDMSLISRVQKSNTDNFIKVGSKYYFKHNNENIRVIRPEYYIPISNNKCKKKNVYVIIPKDLSYATAIIAEEILDTVSADFAISQNCGKGLALCGSKFIKDQLITLLNLPELLQLVTPNYNRLCSNQALARKKVANQKIKILVVEDTQVFAKALKNILEQEGYQSVLAQNGLEGLALLQKDNFNLIISDIEMPKMDGLEFIKSVRAKDKFKNLPVIALTSLDDEEHRQIALAAGFDYYEIKLKDQELMKTVKKILAEARSVM; encoded by the coding sequence ATGGATCAAGAATTATTAAATGAGTTTATCCTTGAAGCAAAAGCTAATATTGATCAGATGGAAGAATTATTACTAAAGCCTGAGAGTTTGAATAATAGCAAAAAAATTGATGAATTATTTAGAGCTGCGCACAGTATTAAAGGAACAGCCGGGTTTTTTGGCTTGACAAAAGTTATGAATTTAGCGCATGTGATGGAATCAATTTTAGATGAACTGCGCGAGGGAAATTTAAAGATTAATGATGTCATTGTCGATGGATTGATTCATGCAGTGGATGTTATGCGACGGTTGTTAAATGATGAAGAAGTAGAAATTGAGAGTGTTATTGATGATTTGAAAGTTATTTTGACCACTAAAACTGAGGTTGATAACGGTAAAATCGGTGTAGCTGAACTGCAATCAGCAGCAATGCTGTGGGAACAATTGATGCAGGAAGAACAAAAAGAAGTTAAAGCGGCGGTTGAAATACCGCCACTTCCAGTTGTTGATAATAATACTGAAAAAATTTTAACGGAAGATAGTATCAGGGTTAAAGTTGGTAATTTAAATTCATTGTTAAATTTGACCGGTGAAATTGTATTAATGCGCAATCAATTACTTAGATTGACTAAAGATCCGGAAAAAAATAAGCAAGAACTAAGTGCTTTAGCAAAAAACCTTGATGTAATGATTACGAGTTTGCATAAAGAAGTTATGAAGACTAGAATGCAGCCAATTGGCACTATTTTCAATAAATTTCCACGAATGGTTCGTGAAATCGCCAAAACTTTAGGGAAGAAAGTGCAAATAGAGCTAAGTGGGTTAGATGTAAAAATTGATAGATCAATGATTGAAGCATTAATTGACCCGTTAACACATTTAGTACGCAATGCGATTGATCATGGTATTGAGTTTTCGGTGGAACGTAGTAATAAAGGGAAAAATGTAGCAGGAAAAATAACTTTACATGCTACCTATGAAAATGGCAGAGTTGTTGTTGATATTGCTGATGATGGAGCCGGGATCGATTTAAAAAAAGTTAGAGATAAAGCTTTGGATAAAAAGATCATTAAGGAAAGTGATCTTGATAACATAAAAGAACAAGAGATTGCAAACTTAATTTTTATGCCTGGTTTTTCGACAGCGATAGCGGTTACGTCTTTGTCTGGTCGTGGGATGGGGCTTGATGTTGTAAAGACTAATATTGAAAAAGTTGGCGGGCGCGTTGAGGTTTTTTCTGATAAAGATATTGGGACAACTTTTCGCTTAAACTTGCCATTAACGCTGGTGATTATTAATGCTTTTATAATTATTATTGCTGGTAAGTTTTTTGCGATACCACAAAATGAAATTAGAGAAGTAGTATTAGTTGGTGATGGTGAAAATAAAAACCGGTTCATAAAAATGTTGCAGGAGAAACCATCATTAGTGTTAAGAGGAGAGGTAATCCCCTTGGTTGGCTTAGGTCCATTTTTAGGCTTGGAAAGTGAAAGTGCTTTTAAGGAAAAACTGGATAAGGCGATGCAAGAAAGGTTTTTATTGCGGATTTTAATTATTAAAAGTGGAAAAAGTGCTTATGGGATTGTGGTTGATGAAATTCATGATAGTGAAGAAATCATGTTAAAGCCTTTATCGAAAGCTATCGGTCATTGCTTATTATATTCGGGGATGACGGTATTGGGTGATGGTAAAATTGCAATGATTATCGATACTGATGGGCTGAAAAATGCGGCTAATATTTCTTTTAAAGAATATTCAGTAAAGAAGATTGCAGAATTAAAAGATCATGATAAGGTGCTACAGGAAAAATTACTATTATTGTTTAAAGCATCCGGCAACGAAGTTTTGGGGCTTGATATGAGTTTAATATCGAGAGTACAAAAAAGTAACACTGACAACTTTATTAAGGTTGGCTCAAAATATTATTTCAAGCATAATAACGAAAATATCAGAGTTATTCGGCCGGAATATTATATTCCAATCTCCAATAATAAATGTAAGAAAAAAAATGTTTATGTGATAATTCCGAAAGATCTAAGTTATGCTACGGCGATTATTGCCGAGGAAATACTTGATACTGTTTCAGCTGATTTTGCAATAAGTCAAAATTGCGGTAAAGGGTTGGCTCTTTGTGGTAGTAAATTTATTAAAGATCAACTAATAACATTACTGAATTTGCCGGAATTGCTACAGCTTGTTACGCCAAACTATAATAGGTTGTGTAGTAATCAGGCTTTAGCTCGCAAAAAAGTTGCCAATCAAAAAATAAAAATCTTAGTGGTGGAAGATACGCAGGTTTTTGCGAAAGCTTTAAAGAATATATTAGAACAAGAGGGGTATCAGTCGGTATTAGCGCAAAATGGACTAGAAGGCTTAGCTTTATTGCAGAAAGATAATTTTAATTTGATAATTAGCGATATTGAAATGCCTAAAATGGATGGATTAGAATTTATTAAAAGTGTTAGAGCTAAAGATAAATTCAAAAATCTACCGGTGATTGCGTTAACTTCACTAGATGATGAAGAACATCGGCAAATAGCTTTAGCTGCCGGCTTTGATTATTATGAAATAAAATTAAAAGATCAAGAACTGATGAAAACCGTGAAAAAAATATTGGCTGAGGCAAGGAGTGTGATGTAA
- a CDS encoding response regulator, whose product MADILIVDDSAVARAALRKIITSLGHKVVGEAETGAKAYVEYIRLRPDVVTMDLTMEGMSGAEATSKIVATFTDAKIIVISAMEERGVIIDALERGARHFLIKPITQEKVSAVLNNVIEQNHDIKKHREMVQKLKREDTDHLVRDFKPPYRIGCDGKLVVVNINANITKNSCKTLVTEIEEYLQDGVMVLFDFGNISNINELVLKDIDGLMSNVYARASAVKAICRNMKFFDKIQSNQSLYNIQSVLKQI is encoded by the coding sequence ATGGCCGATATCTTAATAGTTGATGATTCAGCAGTTGCCAGAGCAGCTTTGAGAAAAATAATAACGTCATTGGGGCATAAGGTAGTAGGCGAAGCTGAAACCGGTGCTAAAGCGTATGTTGAGTATATAAGATTACGACCGGATGTTGTGACGATGGATTTAACGATGGAAGGTATGAGTGGCGCTGAGGCAACTTCGAAAATAGTTGCAACCTTTACTGACGCAAAAATAATTGTAATAAGTGCGATGGAAGAACGAGGCGTTATTATTGATGCCTTAGAGCGTGGTGCTAGACATTTTTTGATTAAGCCAATTACTCAAGAAAAAGTTAGTGCGGTATTAAATAATGTGATAGAGCAAAATCATGATATAAAAAAACATCGTGAAATGGTTCAAAAGTTAAAACGAGAAGATACCGATCACTTAGTTCGAGATTTTAAACCGCCTTATCGTATTGGTTGCGATGGCAAATTAGTAGTAGTAAATATTAATGCTAATATAACAAAAAATAGTTGTAAGACCTTGGTGACAGAGATTGAAGAATATTTGCAAGATGGTGTAATGGTATTATTTGATTTTGGTAATATCAGCAATATCAATGAACTAGTACTTAAGGATATCGATGGGTTGATGTCTAATGTATATGCTAGAGCTAGTGCAGTAAAAGCAATCTGTCGTAATATGAAATTTTTTGATAAAATTCAGTCGAACCAAAGTTTATATAATATTCAATCGGTGTTAAAGCAAATTTAA
- a CDS encoding dihydrodipicolinate reductase, with protein sequence MKIRVGLFGFGKTGKLVADEFIKDDNFNLTWVVKNIDCGNKYASRLLGYEEDCGKIFAAKNLDKDFFKNNGVDVIIDFSHQQALYYYDNAAKLKIPIISAVSHYEQAELKKLEDYSQETAVLYSPNITLGINVLIVAAQILQKIAPHADIEIIEEHFKSKQEISGTAKKIASNLELGSEKIHAIRVGGIVGKHEIVFGMPNQTIRLTHESISRAAFGQGAIFAAKFLVGKSAGLYNMEYVISDMFRNNIPVY encoded by the coding sequence ATGAAAATAAGAGTAGGTTTGTTTGGCTTTGGTAAGACTGGTAAATTAGTGGCGGATGAGTTTATAAAAGATGATAATTTTAATTTAACGTGGGTTGTTAAAAATATTGATTGTGGTAATAAATATGCTTCGCGGTTGCTGGGGTATGAAGAAGATTGTGGTAAAATATTTGCTGCTAAAAATTTAGATAAAGACTTTTTTAAGAATAATGGTGTTGATGTAATAATTGATTTTTCACATCAACAAGCGTTATATTATTATGATAATGCAGCAAAATTAAAAATACCAATTATTTCGGCAGTATCTCATTATGAACAGGCTGAACTGAAAAAACTGGAAGATTATTCGCAAGAAACGGCAGTGTTATACTCACCCAATATAACTTTAGGGATAAACGTTCTAATTGTTGCAGCACAAATTTTACAAAAGATAGCTCCTCATGCTGATATAGAGATTATTGAAGAACATTTTAAAAGTAAACAAGAAATTTCAGGAACTGCTAAAAAAATAGCGAGTAATTTAGAATTAGGTAGTGAAAAAATTCATGCGATTAGGGTTGGTGGCATTGTGGGAAAACATGAAATTGTTTTTGGAATGCCAAATCAGACAATCAGATTAACACATGAGAGTATTAGTAGAGCCGCTTTTGGCCAAGGCGCTATTTTTGCAGCGAAGTTTTTAGTCGGGAAATCAGCAGGCTTATATAATATGGAATATGTTATTAGTGATATGTTTAGAAATAATATTCCGGTATATTAA
- a CDS encoding TIGR00341 family protein: MSWPNNEQRAKIYDNITADAKPSFYFFAMVVLSCTVATYGLLSNSTAVIIGAMLIAPLIGPILGGAIALTSNNNDLLKTSIKAEVLGAVTAVLLAVILTLILPGSHITAEVLSRTKPTIVDLVIALASGVAGTYAMCVKPQSATLPGVAIATALMPPLCVVGIGLAKQDFNIVTGAFLLFLANMIAINVAAIATFELAGFSQKNNFNAIKYRIITTNNKIFFYPIILLLVISIPLAVIMYKTYNTANKADIINNSLRENISSISPHSTLISTDYNEDDEKFEINAAFRTTKNLSSDNIRQMENFLELKLGKAVKLYADVVLIQKVDNKNSLNSFEQLLPKIKEKEVVEVEKTTTPEDLIGAVLQEKFIILPSAELLGYDFSYNSNLGTYKIIIKINAVDKIEENLIKSIKSVLEEKLKRRVEIIINVERSTKEKEQG; encoded by the coding sequence ATGTCTTGGCCTAATAATGAACAACGAGCGAAAATATATGATAATATTACGGCTGATGCTAAACCGAGTTTTTACTTTTTTGCGATGGTTGTGTTATCTTGTACTGTTGCAACATATGGTCTATTATCTAATAGTACTGCGGTTATAATTGGTGCAATGTTAATAGCACCATTGATTGGACCTATTTTAGGAGGAGCGATAGCGCTGACCAGTAATAATAATGATTTACTTAAAACCTCTATCAAAGCAGAAGTTTTAGGGGCAGTTACAGCAGTGTTATTAGCGGTTATTTTAACCCTTATTTTACCGGGATCTCATATTACAGCCGAAGTTTTAAGTAGAACTAAGCCAACAATTGTTGATTTAGTTATTGCTTTAGCTTCAGGGGTTGCTGGTACTTATGCGATGTGCGTAAAACCGCAGAGTGCAACTTTACCAGGGGTGGCAATTGCGACAGCCTTAATGCCGCCATTATGCGTTGTTGGTATTGGTTTGGCAAAGCAAGATTTTAATATTGTCACGGGAGCTTTTTTGTTATTTTTAGCCAATATGATTGCAATAAATGTTGCGGCGATAGCAACCTTTGAATTGGCGGGTTTTTCGCAGAAAAACAACTTTAATGCAATAAAGTACAGAATTATCACAACTAATAATAAAATATTTTTTTATCCAATTATTTTGTTATTAGTTATTTCAATACCATTAGCAGTTATTATGTATAAAACATATAATACTGCCAATAAAGCAGATATTATAAATAACTCTTTACGAGAAAATATTTCCAGCATTTCACCGCATTCTACCTTGATTTCAACTGATTATAATGAGGATGATGAGAAATTTGAAATAAATGCTGCTTTTCGTACAACGAAGAATTTAAGTTCGGACAACATCAGACAAATGGAAAATTTTTTAGAATTGAAATTAGGTAAAGCGGTAAAATTATATGCTGATGTCGTCTTAATTCAAAAAGTTGATAATAAAAATAGTTTAAATAGTTTTGAACAATTATTACCGAAAATTAAAGAAAAAGAAGTAGTGGAGGTTGAGAAAACTACGACTCCAGAAGATTTGATTGGTGCTGTCTTACAAGAAAAATTTATTATTTTACCGAGTGCTGAATTGTTAGGTTATGATTTTTCTTATAATAGCAATTTAGGTACGTATAAGATTATCATTAAGATAAATGCAGTTGATAAAATTGAAGAAAACCTGATAAAATCTATAAAGTCGGTATTGGAAGAAAAATTAAAACGACGCGTTGAAATTATTATCAATGTTGAAAGAAGTACTAAAGAGAAAGAACAAGGATGA
- a CDS encoding HD-GYP domain-containing protein, translating into MLKISVNNLLPGMVVAKNIYDADANLLLSKDMILTMQYINRLKTIGLRSIYILTEKSHNNILYQEDIMREETRLKAIKSIGDTFKKCLCTKKLDIDVIKEVTINIIDEISQSKTNLIQLSDIITFDEYTFGHSVNVCAISTMMGIINQYSPKRLYELALGAILHDIGKIMVPLEILNKKGRLDEEEMKIMKNHSTYGFELLRKTRNLSVVPMHVAFQHHENFNGSGYPRALKNLKIHQYARIVAIADVYDAITTERPYQKARTPYQAYEIMSSEAGIKFDINLLESFFDNLAIFTPGSLVLLSNGFYAIVTSISSGLQFHPTIKVIAKPNKEFLKEELYIDLKEYDHIKVLRNLSENETIAILNSTQALNTSAML; encoded by the coding sequence ATGTTAAAAATATCAGTTAACAATTTATTACCGGGAATGGTTGTCGCTAAAAACATTTATGATGCCGACGCTAATCTATTATTAAGTAAAGATATGATCTTAACAATGCAGTATATAAATCGCTTAAAAACCATCGGCTTAAGATCAATTTATATTCTCACTGAAAAAAGCCACAATAATATTCTTTATCAAGAAGATATTATGCGTGAAGAAACAAGATTAAAGGCGATTAAAAGCATTGGCGATACCTTTAAGAAATGTCTTTGCACTAAAAAACTAGATATTGATGTAATCAAAGAAGTTACTATAAATATTATCGATGAGATTTCCCAAAGTAAAACTAATCTAATTCAGCTCAGTGATATTATTACTTTTGATGAATATACCTTTGGTCATTCTGTTAATGTCTGTGCTATTTCAACAATGATGGGCATAATTAACCAATATAGTCCTAAAAGATTATATGAGTTAGCGCTTGGAGCTATTCTACATGATATTGGTAAAATTATGGTTCCTTTAGAAATCCTCAACAAAAAGGGACGCTTGGATGAAGAAGAGATGAAGATAATGAAGAACCATTCTACTTATGGTTTTGAGTTATTACGGAAAACCAGGAATTTATCAGTTGTCCCAATGCACGTTGCCTTTCAACATCACGAAAATTTTAATGGATCAGGTTATCCCCGTGCTTTAAAAAATTTAAAGATTCATCAATATGCCCGAATTGTTGCCATTGCTGACGTCTATGATGCCATTACAACTGAGCGACCTTATCAAAAAGCCCGCACACCATATCAAGCTTATGAAATAATGAGCAGTGAAGCCGGCATAAAATTTGATATAAACTTACTAGAGTCCTTTTTTGATAATCTAGCCATCTTTACACCCGGCTCATTAGTACTGTTAAGCAATGGCTTTTATGCCATCGTTACAAGCATTTCTTCCGGTCTACAATTTCATCCAACCATTAAAGTAATAGCGAAGCCTAATAAAGAATTTTTAAAAGAAGAATTGTATATTGATTTAAAAGAATATGACCACATTAAAGTACTACGCAATTTATCAGAAAATGAAACTATTGCTATTTTAAATAGTACTCAAGCTTTAAACACCAGCGCTATGCTCTAA
- a CDS encoding methionine ABC transporter ATP-binding protein, whose protein sequence is MIKLSNIRKTYDGSTYALQGINLDIAKGEIYGIIGKSGAGKSTLIRCINMLEAPTAGEVVVDGLNLTKMADNQLRLARKDIGMIFQHFNLLSSATVYENVAFPLKLSGKSAKEIQDKVLPLLELVGLESKKDQYPAQLSGGQKQRVGIARALANNPKVLLCDEATSALDPQTTKSILDLLKDINQSLQLTIVLITHEMQVIKEICDKVAVIENGKIIEQGPVIDIFSKPQQETTRDFISAIINHDLPEIFQGTEFSPEPINNGHLVLRISFMGHSTEEPIIAGLIRRFDIDISILYGNVDHIKTTPYGTLLLELSGDAEKIQEALSYLQEKQLGIEVIGYVARHDNVAS, encoded by the coding sequence ATGATCAAGCTTTCTAATATTCGAAAAACCTATGATGGTTCAACTTATGCGTTGCAAGGCATAAATTTGGATATAGCAAAAGGTGAAATTTATGGCATAATCGGTAAAAGTGGTGCGGGAAAGAGTACATTAATAAGATGTATCAATATGTTGGAAGCTCCAACAGCAGGTGAAGTAGTAGTAGATGGGTTAAATTTAACTAAAATGGCAGATAATCAGTTGCGATTAGCGCGTAAGGATATCGGAATGATTTTTCAACATTTTAATTTATTATCTTCTGCTACTGTGTATGAAAATGTCGCGTTTCCGTTAAAACTGAGTGGCAAAAGTGCTAAAGAGATTCAAGATAAGGTTTTACCATTGCTGGAATTGGTTGGTCTAGAAAGTAAAAAGGATCAATATCCGGCCCAATTAAGCGGTGGACAAAAACAACGAGTGGGGATTGCTAGAGCGTTGGCAAATAATCCGAAAGTGTTATTGTGTGATGAAGCGACATCAGCCCTTGATCCACAAACGACGAAGTCAATTTTAGATTTATTGAAAGATATCAATCAAAGCTTGCAATTGACAATTGTGTTGATAACGCATGAAATGCAGGTAATTAAGGAAATCTGTGATAAGGTTGCTGTTATTGAAAATGGTAAAATTATCGAACAAGGACCGGTTATTGATATTTTCAGTAAACCGCAACAAGAAACGACCAGAGACTTTATTTCCGCTATTATCAATCATGATTTACCGGAGATTTTTCAAGGAACAGAGTTTTCCCCTGAACCAATCAATAATGGTCATTTAGTATTGAGGATTTCTTTTATGGGGCATTCTACCGAAGAACCGATTATTGCAGGGTTAATAAGACGGTTTGATATTGATATTAGTATTCTTTATGGTAATGTGGATCATATTAAAACTACTCCGTATGGAACGTTATTATTAGAATTATCAGGTGATGCTGAAAAAATTCAAGAAGCATTAAGTTACTTGCAAGAAAAGCAATTAGGAATAGAGGTGATTGGTTATGTCGCAAGACATGATAATGTTGCTTCTTAA
- a CDS encoding ABC transporter permease: MSQDMIMLLLKALYETTYMVFVSTVISGLIGIPLGVILIVTDKNHILESLHINRCLGLIVNAARSTPFIILMVAIIPFTRMVVGSSIGTVAAMVPLTIAAIPFVARLVETSLKELEYGVIEAAQAMGATPWQIITKVMLPETMPSIVAALTNTIINLIGYSAMAGAIGGGGLGDLAIRYGYQRFQPMVMLATVIILIIQVQLVQSVGDYIARSLNKK, translated from the coding sequence ATGTCGCAAGACATGATAATGTTGCTTCTTAAAGCGTTGTATGAAACAACTTACATGGTATTTGTTTCGACAGTAATATCGGGGTTAATTGGTATCCCCTTGGGCGTAATTTTAATTGTTACTGATAAAAACCATATTTTAGAAAGCTTACATATTAATAGATGTTTAGGTTTAATTGTTAATGCTGCCAGATCAACTCCATTTATTATTTTGATGGTGGCTATTATTCCTTTTACACGAATGGTCGTAGGAAGCTCTATTGGAACAGTGGCGGCGATGGTACCGCTTACTATTGCGGCGATTCCTTTTGTTGCAAGGCTCGTTGAAACTTCGTTGAAAGAGTTAGAATATGGGGTAATTGAAGCAGCTCAAGCGATGGGGGCGACTCCTTGGCAAATTATTACAAAAGTAATGTTGCCGGAAACAATGCCGTCGATTGTAGCGGCACTAACCAATACTATCATTAATTTAATCGGTTATTCGGCAATGGCAGGAGCAATTGGCGGTGGTGGCTTAGGTGACTTGGCAATTAGATATGGTTATCAGCGTTTTCAGCCAATGGTAATGTTAGCAACGGTTATTATTTTGATTATTCAAGTACAATTGGTTCAATCTGTGGGTGATTATATTGCTCGCAGTTTAAATAAAAAATAA
- a CDS encoding MetQ/NlpA family ABC transporter substrate-binding protein — MKKISLILTALLVSALVLVGCGKADAPKTLKVGATAVPHAEILQIVKPILAKENVNLEIVEMSDYVTPNLAVADKELDANFFQHTPYLEKFCKERNINLVNIAGIHIEPMGIYSKKLKGINELGHNMEVAIPNDPTNGGRALMLLAKAGLITLKEGATTNATVADIVENSKHIKITELEAPQLPRALDDVALAVINTNYALEAGFVPTKDALAMEKGDSPYVNILVARAGDENREDLQKLVKALKSDEVKNFINEKYKGAVVPAF; from the coding sequence ATGAAAAAGATTAGTTTAATCCTTACTGCTTTACTTGTAAGTGCCTTGGTCTTAGTTGGATGTGGAAAAGCGGATGCTCCAAAAACCTTAAAGGTTGGTGCAACGGCAGTTCCGCATGCAGAAATTTTACAAATTGTTAAACCGATATTGGCTAAAGAAAATGTTAATTTGGAAATAGTGGAAATGTCTGATTATGTTACACCTAATCTAGCAGTGGCTGATAAAGAATTAGATGCTAACTTCTTTCAACATACTCCTTATTTAGAAAAATTCTGCAAGGAACGTAATATAAACTTAGTGAATATTGCTGGAATTCATATTGAACCAATGGGAATTTACTCTAAAAAACTTAAAGGGATTAATGAATTAGGACATAATATGGAAGTGGCAATTCCTAATGACCCGACTAATGGTGGTAGAGCCTTAATGTTATTGGCGAAAGCTGGTCTTATTACATTAAAAGAAGGTGCTACTACTAATGCAACGGTAGCTGACATTGTAGAAAACTCAAAACATATTAAAATTACTGAATTAGAAGCACCGCAATTACCAAGAGCATTAGACGATGTTGCATTAGCGGTTATTAATACAAACTATGCGTTAGAAGCTGGGTTTGTACCGACTAAAGATGCTTTAGCAATGGAAAAAGGTGATTCACCGTATGTAAATATTCTTGTAGCTAGAGCTGGCGATGAAAATAGAGAAGATTTGCAAAAATTAGTTAAAGCATTAAAATCAGATGAAGTGAAAAACTTTATTAATGAAAAATATAAAGGGGCAGTAGTTCCTGCTTTTTAA
- a CDS encoding type III PLP-dependent enzyme, protein MVRKFRLTESQVKQLAAKYSTPLLLLDEDQIEHNYRFLKEHMPKVKVFYAVKANPDERIIKTLSSLGSCFDVASDGEMLALTDLGVAADNMVYANPFKTPNGLAVAKKTGVNKFTFDSESEIYKMAQAVPGGTVLLRVRVDNPKALVDLNKKFGAAPEDTIKLLGLAKKSGLDVGGLCFHVGSQSPTAEAHVEALKICRRLFDEAKEAGFNLRILDIGGGFPIPTIDTDIDVKEMMQEINVNIEELFPDTEIWAEPGRYICGTAVNLITSVIGTQERNKQQWYFLDDGLYGSFSGVIFDHWDFELESFKDGDKKPVTFAGPSCDSLDVLFRDKMSVDLNIGDLLLVPNCGAYTSASATVFNGFAKTPILSWKEVKQEII, encoded by the coding sequence ATGGTAAGAAAATTTCGTTTAACAGAAAGTCAAGTAAAGCAATTGGCGGCAAAATATTCAACGCCGTTATTATTGTTGGATGAGGATCAAATTGAACATAATTACCGTTTTTTAAAGGAACATATGCCAAAAGTTAAGGTTTTTTATGCGGTGAAAGCTAATCCTGATGAGCGGATTATCAAGACTTTGAGTAGTTTAGGGTCTTGTTTTGATGTTGCTTCAGACGGTGAAATGCTAGCCTTAACTGATTTAGGGGTAGCGGCTGATAACATGGTTTATGCTAATCCATTTAAAACACCAAATGGTTTGGCGGTTGCTAAAAAAACGGGTGTTAATAAATTTACTTTTGATAGTGAATCAGAAATTTATAAGATGGCTCAAGCTGTGCCCGGCGGGACAGTCTTACTGCGGGTTAGAGTTGATAATCCTAAGGCACTGGTTGATTTAAATAAAAAGTTTGGTGCAGCACCGGAAGATACAATCAAGTTACTGGGTTTAGCGAAAAAATCTGGTCTAGATGTTGGCGGGCTGTGTTTTCATGTTGGTAGTCAATCACCGACAGCGGAGGCTCATGTTGAAGCATTGAAAATTTGTCGCAGATTATTTGATGAAGCGAAAGAAGCTGGTTTTAATTTGCGGATTTTAGATATTGGTGGTGGTTTTCCAATCCCGACCATTGATACTGATATTGATGTTAAAGAGATGATGCAAGAAATTAATGTTAATATAGAAGAACTATTTCCTGATACGGAAATTTGGGCTGAACCAGGAAGATATATTTGTGGTACTGCTGTTAATTTAATCACCAGTGTAATTGGTACGCAGGAACGCAATAAGCAACAATGGTACTTTTTGGACGATGGTTTGTATGGAAGCTTTTCCGGTGTTATTTTTGATCATTGGGATTTTGAATTAGAATCATTTAAAGATGGCGACAAGAAGCCGGTAACTTTTGCTGGTCCTAGTTGTGACTCTCTAGATGTTTTATTTAGAGATAAAATGAGCGTGGATTTAAATATTGGTGATTTATTGTTAGTGCCTAATTGTGGTGCTTATACATCAGCGTCAGCGACGGTATTTAATGGCTTTGCAAAAACGCCAATTTTATCGTGGAAAGAAGTCAAACAAGAAATAATTTAA